In one Dermatophilaceae bacterium Sec6.4 genomic region, the following are encoded:
- a CDS encoding acetate uptake transporter, whose protein sequence is MSTTDPTPELKPGAHIADPAPLGLAAFALTTAVLSAVNAGWVPATVEPVVFGLALAYGGIGQFIAGIWEFAKGNTFGATAFVSYGAFWVSFWWLTGHSNLDKVPAGDVGKGVGLFLLVWGIFTLYMTVGASKISIALLAVFALLTITFFLLAWGEFAGSDGIHKAGGYFGLATALAAWYASFAGIVAFTHKKPLVPVGPR, encoded by the coding sequence ATGTCCACTACCGACCCAACCCCTGAGCTCAAGCCGGGCGCGCATATCGCCGACCCCGCGCCCCTCGGCCTCGCGGCCTTCGCTCTCACCACCGCCGTGCTCAGCGCGGTCAACGCCGGCTGGGTGCCGGCTACCGTCGAGCCCGTCGTCTTCGGCCTCGCGCTCGCCTACGGCGGCATCGGCCAGTTCATCGCCGGCATCTGGGAGTTCGCCAAGGGCAACACCTTCGGCGCGACGGCGTTCGTGTCCTACGGTGCTTTCTGGGTCTCGTTCTGGTGGTTGACCGGTCACTCCAACCTGGACAAGGTGCCTGCCGGTGACGTCGGTAAGGGTGTCGGTCTGTTCCTGCTGGTCTGGGGAATCTTCACGCTGTACATGACTGTCGGAGCGAGCAAGATCAGCATTGCGCTCCTCGCGGTCTTCGCCCTGTTGACCATTACCTTCTTCCTCCTTGCATGGGGCGAATTCGCCGGTTCCGACGGTATCCACAAGGCAGGCGGATACTTCGGCCTGGCAACTGCGCTCGCGGCGTGGTACGCATCATTTGCTGGCATTGTGGCTTTCACGCACAAGAAGCCGCTGGTGCCGGTCGGCCCCCGCTGA